In one Candidatus Nitronereus thalassa genomic region, the following are encoded:
- a CDS encoding 5-(carboxyamino)imidazole ribonucleotide synthase, protein MTMILPGETIGILGGGQLGRMLAMEGRRMGYRVGILDPTEHCPAAQFADFSVQSELTDTQRLLEFAAQVDVLTIETELVPWKLLAQLESVKTTQPSSFVLALVQDRLVQRQFLQDKNYPQTSFASVKDRSCLTDAAQRVGFPSILKKRRSGYDGKGQFRVGSRDDLLAAWDEVGKVPSILEAIAPFKIELSVVLARNLKREIRLYPLAENVHQLNKLHTTIVPARITESARTRAEELAVSIAEALDYCGVMAVEFFLLEDNTLLINEIAPRPHNSGHFTFGACYTSQFEQHLRAICGLPLGDPTLLYPVLMVNLLGDLWQNGPPRWDRLFAYPHIQLHLYGKDQPRPGRKMGHLLLPAENPDDALDQANVLLQSLTLENSPKGNLSDAELGEDSPRPPLDPLEISA, encoded by the coding sequence ATGACTATGATTCTTCCTGGGGAAACCATCGGAATCTTGGGTGGAGGACAACTGGGGCGCATGCTGGCCATGGAAGGTCGAAGAATGGGGTATCGGGTTGGCATTCTTGATCCGACGGAACATTGTCCGGCAGCTCAGTTTGCGGATTTCTCCGTGCAATCAGAACTGACCGACACGCAACGCCTTTTGGAATTTGCGGCTCAAGTGGATGTACTCACTATTGAAACAGAACTCGTGCCATGGAAGCTTCTTGCACAGTTGGAATCAGTGAAGACGACTCAGCCTTCGTCTTTTGTCCTCGCACTTGTCCAGGATCGATTGGTCCAACGACAGTTTCTTCAAGATAAGAATTACCCACAAACCTCCTTTGCCTCGGTGAAGGATCGGTCCTGTTTAACAGACGCAGCTCAACGCGTGGGTTTCCCTTCGATATTAAAAAAACGCCGATCAGGATATGACGGCAAGGGACAATTCCGAGTGGGCAGCAGAGACGACCTCCTTGCAGCTTGGGACGAGGTAGGTAAAGTTCCATCCATTCTGGAAGCCATCGCACCATTCAAGATAGAATTGTCGGTGGTTCTGGCCCGAAATCTCAAACGGGAAATTCGACTGTACCCCCTTGCGGAAAACGTTCATCAGCTCAATAAGCTTCATACCACAATAGTTCCTGCTCGCATCACAGAATCCGCTCGGACACGCGCGGAAGAGCTCGCCGTTTCCATCGCCGAGGCTCTTGACTACTGCGGGGTCATGGCCGTTGAATTTTTTCTCCTTGAAGACAACACGCTTCTGATCAATGAAATTGCTCCACGCCCTCATAACAGTGGACATTTCACATTTGGCGCCTGTTACACCTCTCAGTTCGAGCAACACCTCCGGGCCATTTGCGGATTACCGTTGGGTGACCCTACGCTCCTCTACCCCGTACTTATGGTGAACCTACTTGGGGATCTTTGGCAAAACGGCCCCCCACGGTGGGATCGCCTCTTCGCTTATCCCCACATCCAACTTCACCTGTATGGAAAAGACCAGCCAAGGCCGGGAAGAAAAATGGGGCATCTTCTTCTCCCAGCAGAAAATCCGGATGACGCATTGGATCAGGCCAATGTGCTACTCCAAAGTCTCACGCTTGAAAATTCTCCAAAAGGAAATCTCTCAGATGCTGAACTAGGAGAGGACTCCCCTCGCCCGCCATTAGATCCATTGGAAATCTCTGCATGA
- the purE gene encoding 5-(carboxyamino)imidazole ribonucleotide mutase yields the protein MNAETSHSSPLVAIIMGSQSDWETMRHASEILTELSIPHECSIVSAHRTPDRMVDFATNAETRGLRVIIAGAGGAAHLPGMTAAKTILPVLGVPVQSRSLKGMDSLLSIVQMPKGVPVGTHAIGEDGAANAALQAVAILAVSDQEIRQRLRAYHVQTTRQLPEELT from the coding sequence ATGAACGCTGAAACATCACATTCTTCTCCGCTCGTTGCGATTATCATGGGAAGCCAAAGCGATTGGGAAACTATGCGTCATGCTAGTGAAATATTAACTGAGCTTTCGATTCCTCATGAATGCTCCATTGTGTCGGCCCACCGAACACCGGATCGGATGGTCGACTTTGCCACTAATGCAGAGACACGAGGACTTCGCGTGATCATCGCGGGAGCGGGCGGAGCAGCACATTTGCCAGGTATGACCGCAGCAAAAACGATTCTTCCGGTCCTGGGAGTTCCAGTACAGTCTCGGTCCCTCAAAGGAATGGACTCGCTTCTCTCCATAGTGCAGATGCCGAAGGGGGTCCCGGTGGGCACACATGCCATCGGTGAAGATGGTGCCGCAAACGCCGCCTTACAGGCTGTGGCCATTCTGGCGGTTTCTGATCAAGAAATCCGCCAACGGCTCCGGGCTTACCATGTACAGACAACTCGCCAGCTACCAGAGGAGCTCACATGA
- a CDS encoding response regulator: MPRAGKQKKFRIVVAEKNTKCRTIACDLVKRLHCIPIPVESVPEALDAIRTHRIDLVLLDVDLARLENLDAVNTIRQIAPLVPIVMMSQVFTPTLARRLCDRGVQSFLVKPIQLDQLAMTLFRYLL, encoded by the coding sequence ATGCCCAGAGCAGGAAAGCAAAAAAAGTTTCGAATCGTTGTTGCGGAAAAAAACACCAAGTGCCGTACCATAGCTTGCGATTTGGTTAAGCGGCTCCATTGCATTCCAATTCCTGTGGAGTCTGTTCCTGAAGCCTTGGATGCAATTCGCACACACCGGATAGATTTGGTGCTCTTGGATGTAGACTTAGCTCGATTGGAGAACTTAGACGCCGTAAACACTATCAGACAAATTGCTCCGCTGGTCCCAATTGTGATGATGAGTCAGGTGTTTACACCAACGCTGGCAAGGCGTCTATGCGACCGTGGTGTCCAAAGCTTTCTGGTCAAACCCATACAACTTGACCAATTGGCGATGACCTTGTTTCGATATCTTTTGTGA
- the nhaR gene encoding transcriptional activator NhaR — MTHRKIRCITSGMDWLNYHHLYYFWTVAREGSIAKACEELRLAQPTISGQLRMLEDDLGEKLFRRAGRGLVLTDVGQMVYRYAEEIFSLGKEIKEVVRGAKPERSPKLVVGITEVLPKLVAYRLLEPAVKGTDPIGLICWEGKLENLLAELAIHRLDIVLADAPLPPMLGIRAYSHQLIECGVSIMAPPRMAPKYRRRFPRSLQGAPFLLPTDNTVLRRSLEHWFESHAMHPKVVGEFEDSALLKAFGQAGCGVFAIPTLIEDEVQRQYRVHLVGRVPTIRERFYAISIERKIKHPAVRMISQAAQETTRGKINGGNSYG; from the coding sequence GTGACACATCGGAAAATTCGATGTATAACTTCTGGCATGGATTGGCTCAATTATCATCATTTGTATTATTTCTGGACGGTCGCAAGAGAGGGGAGCATTGCAAAGGCTTGCGAAGAGCTTCGGTTGGCACAGCCGACCATCAGTGGCCAGTTGCGCATGCTGGAAGATGATCTCGGAGAGAAATTATTTAGGCGGGCTGGGCGTGGGTTGGTCCTCACCGATGTTGGGCAAATGGTCTATCGCTATGCGGAAGAGATCTTTTCACTGGGAAAAGAAATCAAGGAAGTGGTGAGAGGAGCCAAACCTGAACGCTCTCCCAAATTGGTGGTGGGAATCACGGAAGTCCTGCCCAAGCTGGTGGCCTACCGTCTCCTAGAGCCAGCTGTGAAGGGGACGGATCCCATTGGACTGATTTGCTGGGAAGGAAAGTTGGAAAATTTATTGGCCGAACTCGCTATTCATCGTCTGGATATTGTATTGGCGGATGCGCCGTTGCCGCCCATGTTAGGCATTCGGGCGTATAGCCACCAACTCATTGAATGTGGGGTGTCGATCATGGCTCCTCCTCGAATGGCTCCCAAATATCGCCGGCGATTTCCTCGGTCGCTTCAGGGTGCTCCCTTCTTGCTTCCGACAGATAATACCGTGTTGCGCCGGTCGTTAGAGCATTGGTTTGAAAGCCATGCGATGCATCCAAAAGTGGTGGGAGAATTTGAAGACAGTGCCTTGCTAAAAGCCTTTGGCCAAGCAGGATGCGGAGTCTTTGCCATACCTACGTTGATCGAAGACGAAGTGCAACGTCAGTATCGAGTCCATCTTGTTGGTCGAGTGCCGACAATTCGCGAAAGATTTTATGCCATTTCCATTGAACGCAAGATTAAGCATCCCGCCGTTCGGATGATCTCTCAAGCGGCGCAGGAGACCACCAGGGGAAAAATTAATGGGGGGAACTCCTATGGATGA
- a CDS encoding Na+/H+ antiporter subunit E, which produces MRPISSQFLFLKTLALFVVWIMLSGSFDPIHLGLGFALSFLVAWLNSGHSPFVPRFRLWGKILWYLPWLFIRIVQSSLHVTRLILDPRLPIHPRLIQYTSTLREPPAVVLLGNSITLTPGTITAEVNGNVLLVHALDELSAQDVTSGRIESKIAEVFKEEVGRS; this is translated from the coding sequence ATGAGACCAATTTCTTCTCAATTCCTTTTTCTAAAAACCCTTGCCTTATTTGTTGTGTGGATCATGCTGTCGGGATCTTTTGATCCCATCCATTTGGGATTGGGATTTGCCCTATCCTTTTTGGTGGCCTGGCTGAATTCTGGGCATTCTCCGTTCGTTCCTCGGTTTCGCTTATGGGGAAAGATCCTTTGGTATCTCCCCTGGCTCTTCATCCGCATCGTGCAGAGTAGTCTACATGTGACAAGGTTGATCCTTGACCCACGCCTTCCCATTCATCCAAGGCTGATTCAATACACGTCAACCCTCCGAGAACCTCCGGCGGTGGTGTTGTTGGGTAATTCTATTACCTTGACGCCAGGGACGATTACGGCAGAGGTGAATGGCAATGTCCTTTTGGTCCATGCCTTGGATGAATTGTCGGCTCAGGATGTGACGAGCGGACGTATCGAATCAAAAATCGCTGAAGTATTCAAGGAAGAGGTAGGGAGATCATGA
- a CDS encoding monovalent cation/H+ antiporter complex subunit F: MRDFFLFVMVVLTGLIGVYLYRVLQGPTIFDRVLGLNGISTKAIILLVVIGMVYDRAEMFVDISTGYALLNLVGALAVAKFLEQKGLP; the protein is encoded by the coding sequence ATGAGAGATTTCTTTCTTTTTGTCATGGTGGTATTGACTGGACTGATCGGCGTCTATCTCTATCGCGTGCTTCAGGGGCCGACGATTTTCGATCGTGTGTTAGGACTGAATGGCATATCCACCAAGGCAATCATTTTATTGGTCGTCATTGGAATGGTCTATGATCGGGCTGAAATGTTTGTGGATATTTCCACAGGCTATGCCCTTTTGAATTTAGTCGGGGCTCTCGCCGTGGCCAAATTTCTTGAACAAAAGGGATTACCGTAG
- the mnhG gene encoding monovalent cation/H(+) antiporter subunit G gives MEILSMVLILLGLFFLVVAAIGVVRLPDVFSRSHAVSLTDSLGAFLLLTGLALHEGSTVNFFKILAVLALLYLQNPVISHATLRAAVRAGLKPWDGEKR, from the coding sequence ATGGAAATACTGTCGATGGTGTTGATCCTGTTAGGATTATTTTTTCTTGTTGTTGCGGCCATTGGGGTAGTGCGATTACCAGATGTGTTTTCTCGCTCGCATGCGGTTTCATTGACAGACTCACTTGGGGCGTTTTTGCTGTTAACCGGTCTGGCATTACATGAAGGATCGACCGTGAATTTTTTCAAAATTCTTGCGGTGTTGGCCCTGCTGTATCTACAAAATCCGGTGATTTCTCATGCGACGCTTCGGGCCGCGGTTCGCGCCGGGTTGAAACCGTGGGATGGAGAAAAACGATGA
- a CDS encoding DUF4040 domain-containing protein gives MTFSFEIPLLLLLLVTAAGAILVKDLMSAILLLGSYGFCLSLVWAWLGAVDVAFVEAVVGAGLATVLFLLTLFGTAPKDGRLRRPPPPIAVLIGLPLLGALMLYAANDLPTFGDPNSPSNSYVSPVYLERSYLDTKTPNVVTAVLMDYRSLDTMVETVVIFTAGLVCALLLRRKSHGTSS, from the coding sequence ATGACGTTTAGTTTCGAAATTCCCCTGCTCCTTCTTCTGCTCGTCACCGCGGCTGGTGCGATTTTAGTGAAAGATTTGATGAGTGCTATTTTATTATTAGGCTCCTATGGATTTTGTCTTTCGTTGGTCTGGGCATGGCTGGGAGCCGTGGATGTCGCGTTCGTCGAGGCCGTGGTCGGCGCAGGGTTAGCGACCGTGCTGTTTCTTCTTACGTTGTTTGGGACTGCTCCGAAAGATGGGCGGCTTCGTCGACCACCGCCCCCCATCGCGGTGCTTATCGGCCTACCTCTTCTTGGGGCCCTGATGTTATACGCGGCGAACGATCTGCCAACATTCGGGGATCCCAATTCTCCTTCAAATTCTTATGTGTCGCCAGTTTATTTAGAACGCAGTTACTTAGACACCAAGACTCCGAACGTAGTGACTGCGGTATTAATGGATTATCGGTCTTTGGATACCATGGTGGAAACCGTGGTGATTTTTACGGCGGGACTCGTCTGTGCTTTATTATTGCGGAGAAAATCTCATGGTACGTCCTCATGA
- a CDS encoding MnhB domain-containing protein, which produces MVRPHDSIIVQSLGRFLIPVIQIFGLYVLVFGQYGPGGGFVGGVILGTSMILAILIFGHDASRSRIAKKLLHGDGVGMLIYAGVGGLCLIGGGEFLNYGNLEIPGMETATRRFIGILLTQIGVAADVAVTAISIVLSLSDQDIIEDSANG; this is translated from the coding sequence ATGGTACGTCCTCATGACAGTATTATTGTTCAATCTTTAGGCCGATTTCTCATTCCGGTCATCCAAATTTTTGGGTTGTATGTGCTGGTGTTTGGTCAATATGGACCAGGTGGCGGATTTGTGGGCGGTGTGATTCTGGGCACGAGCATGATTTTAGCCATTCTTATTTTTGGTCACGATGCCTCACGGAGCCGCATAGCTAAAAAATTGTTGCATGGGGATGGAGTCGGCATGCTGATTTATGCAGGGGTTGGGGGCTTGTGTCTTATTGGAGGAGGGGAATTTTTAAATTATGGCAATTTGGAAATCCCCGGTATGGAAACCGCCACGCGACGTTTTATTGGAATTCTGTTGACCCAAATTGGTGTGGCCGCCGATGTGGCCGTAACCGCCATTTCCATTGTTTTGAGTTTATCCGACCAGGATATCATTGAGGATTCTGCCAATGGCTGA
- a CDS encoding cation:proton antiporter subunit C has translation MAEVLSSIFYRPNFLTFVIIFLWGFYIMVTRFNLVKKLVGMYLVQTSVIFFLVSTSAKNGGTVPVLLSTTEPVQAIQYTNPLPHVLTLTAIVVGVATLGVSLALAAAIYRTYGSLDEEEILKKLE, from the coding sequence ATGGCTGAAGTATTGTCGTCGATTTTTTACCGACCAAATTTTCTCACCTTTGTCATTATTTTTCTTTGGGGTTTCTACATTATGGTCACCCGATTCAATTTGGTGAAAAAACTGGTGGGCATGTATCTTGTTCAAACCAGCGTCATTTTTTTTCTCGTCTCCACCAGTGCTAAAAACGGGGGGACGGTTCCCGTCCTTCTTTCCACGACAGAACCCGTTCAGGCGATTCAGTATACCAATCCCCTCCCTCATGTATTGACGCTCACGGCGATTGTCGTGGGTGTGGCGACCTTGGGGGTGTCCTTGGCGTTGGCAGCGGCGATTTACCGAACCTATGGTAGTCTCGACGAAGAAGAAATTTTAAAAAAATTAGAATGA
- a CDS encoding complex I subunit 5 family protein has protein sequence MIHQLPVLLFLLPLFAAISMPVVCLRHNERCVPIALSVSTVMVLLSILNLVMVLKYGEVRYAFSGWAPPLGIEWVADGLASLMLVALSFLGLVTLLFSRATVPTDLGHGVVYFYTLILLLISALTGIVFAGDLFNLFVFLEVAALASYGLVGVSGGRALVAAFRYLILGTLGASFYLLGVGYFYAATGTLNMADISEQLPYLLTSKAVVGGLLFMFIGLSIKMALVPLHGWLPDAYTYAPESVSPILASLMTKVALFGWIRIIFWVLGADAVVYHIPILLMINTLGILAAVIGAFLALTQNDVKRMFAYGGISHIGIILIGVSQGNRTGFAGGVFYLLNDAIMQAALFFLAGLAVVQYGVRGVDDLWKLRGQSGWITGGFIIAAMSMIGLPPTGGFFGKWYIILGSLEANNYLAVGAVLLSTVLTLAYFVKLFERLFREPPGASDLPWKTMPLPIQWSLGVVSVVMIALGVWSDPIVGFLLSKTLPMGL, from the coding sequence ATGATTCACCAACTTCCCGTTCTGCTGTTTCTGCTTCCCCTCTTTGCGGCAATTTCAATGCCGGTGGTGTGTCTGCGGCATAATGAACGATGTGTGCCAATTGCCTTGTCGGTGTCCACCGTCATGGTGCTGTTGTCAATCCTCAATCTAGTCATGGTCTTGAAGTATGGGGAAGTGCGGTATGCGTTCAGCGGGTGGGCCCCGCCCCTGGGGATTGAATGGGTGGCCGATGGTCTCGCGAGTCTGATGTTGGTGGCGTTGTCCTTTCTGGGACTTGTGACGCTGTTGTTTTCTCGTGCAACGGTTCCGACGGACCTGGGCCATGGGGTCGTGTATTTTTATACCCTGATTCTTTTGTTGATCTCGGCGTTAACCGGGATTGTATTTGCGGGCGACCTCTTTAATCTTTTCGTGTTTTTAGAGGTCGCGGCTTTGGCGAGTTATGGTCTGGTGGGCGTGTCCGGCGGACGAGCGTTAGTGGCGGCCTTTCGCTATCTCATTTTAGGAACTTTGGGAGCTTCGTTCTATTTATTGGGCGTAGGTTATTTTTATGCGGCGACTGGAACCCTCAATATGGCGGATATCTCGGAGCAGTTGCCATATTTATTGACCTCCAAAGCCGTAGTGGGTGGCCTCCTATTTATGTTCATTGGCCTGAGCATCAAAATGGCGCTAGTGCCACTCCATGGATGGTTGCCGGATGCGTATACCTATGCGCCGGAATCGGTGTCCCCCATTCTGGCTTCCCTCATGACGAAAGTGGCTCTATTCGGTTGGATTCGAATTATCTTTTGGGTCTTGGGAGCAGATGCCGTCGTCTATCATATCCCCATTCTCTTGATGATCAACACCCTCGGCATCCTGGCCGCGGTCATCGGAGCCTTTCTGGCATTAACCCAAAATGATGTGAAGCGAATGTTTGCCTATGGCGGCATCTCCCATATCGGAATCATTCTTATTGGCGTGAGTCAAGGAAACCGAACCGGATTTGCGGGGGGAGTTTTCTATTTGCTGAATGATGCCATTATGCAAGCTGCGCTGTTTTTTTTGGCTGGGCTGGCCGTGGTGCAATATGGCGTGCGAGGGGTGGACGATTTATGGAAATTGCGCGGTCAGTCGGGCTGGATCACCGGAGGATTTATTATTGCGGCGATGTCGATGATTGGGCTTCCTCCAACCGGCGGATTTTTTGGCAAATGGTACATCATATTGGGATCGCTGGAGGCTAATAATTATCTGGCGGTAGGAGCGGTGCTCCTCTCCACGGTGTTGACCCTAGCCTACTTTGTCAAACTATTTGAGCGATTGTTTCGGGAGCCTCCAGGCGCTTCCGACCTCCCCTGGAAAACGATGCCTCTACCTATTCAATGGAGTTTGGGCGTGGTGTCGGTGGTCATGATTGCGTTGGGCGTGTGGAGTGATCCCATCGTGGGATTCTTACTGAGTAAGACATTGCCGATGGGACTGTAA
- a CDS encoding NADH-quinone oxidoreductase subunit L, with product MSVFVFIPLLPLLASLALVVGGRRWGDQGHRIAIPAMGLSFALSVGAFLEILNHGPISIPLYQLLQSGPLAIQVGLYLDQLTVLLLLLVTGVSGVVHVFSSRYMIGDPRYNRFFAVISFFTFCMLMLVMSSNLLIMFVFWEMMGLCSYLLISHWAQRTPAVQAATKAYLVNAIADVGLGFGIILTFATFGTLDIPTILAQAESVKDQTVNILGWMGGDFQIHPVTVIPFFLFMGAMGKSAQMPFHVWLPFAMEAPTPVSALIHAATMVNAGPFLLVRLSPLLVLSPSAMNFIAVVGAVTALFAAMVSMTQSDIKKNLAYSTISQIGFMIMTCGIGAFVAAIFHLLAHGCLKAFLFLSTGNALRAVQSHHHGEPQSDLPTKEKTWLSLGALMLACLPPFVIFSGPYEVLWAAQGFASARTVFWVMGLLTVFFTAVYIYRGIWSLFRVGLSMRDRETGIAKPAGPRLFSPSHLLMVLASGGVMGAILMGIWSWFVQFLTPALALPPSSVPGIVTPTEGMVWIVGPLGVAVLGWIYAYSRPSVSYKHGDTESEWKRAAYVLFLNKGYFDEIYEAYLVRPTLRFSHWLWRRIDVQGVDGIVYGLATVSLRLARWLWQVVDLKGIDRLTINIGRQSVTLGQWLWELIDIRGLGKTMDQVGVSADATGQYLDEVGPRTLQHHLLVMIFWLVLAIALLYILVK from the coding sequence ATGTCTGTTTTTGTGTTTATCCCGCTTCTGCCGTTATTGGCCTCGCTTGCCTTGGTGGTGGGGGGACGACGGTGGGGAGACCAGGGCCATCGAATCGCCATTCCTGCGATGGGGTTGTCGTTTGCTCTGTCGGTGGGAGCCTTTCTCGAGATATTGAATCATGGCCCAATCTCCATTCCTCTCTATCAGCTCCTTCAGTCGGGTCCGCTTGCCATTCAGGTTGGGCTGTATCTTGATCAACTGACCGTCTTGCTGTTGTTGTTAGTCACTGGGGTCAGCGGTGTGGTGCACGTCTTCTCTTCACGCTACATGATTGGGGATCCTCGGTACAATCGGTTTTTTGCCGTGATCTCCTTCTTTACCTTTTGCATGTTGATGTTGGTGATGAGCAGTAATCTGCTGATCATGTTCGTGTTTTGGGAGATGATGGGGCTGTGCTCCTATTTGCTGATTTCTCATTGGGCTCAACGGACTCCTGCCGTTCAAGCCGCGACGAAGGCCTACTTGGTGAATGCCATTGCGGATGTGGGGCTGGGTTTTGGCATCATCCTGACCTTTGCCACCTTTGGAACGCTTGATATTCCTACTATTTTGGCGCAGGCGGAAAGTGTGAAAGACCAGACGGTCAATATTTTGGGGTGGATGGGTGGAGACTTTCAGATCCATCCGGTGACTGTCATTCCCTTCTTTTTATTCATGGGGGCGATGGGCAAGTCCGCCCAAATGCCTTTTCATGTCTGGTTACCGTTTGCCATGGAGGCTCCGACACCGGTATCGGCCTTGATTCATGCCGCGACCATGGTCAATGCGGGTCCCTTTCTGTTAGTGCGTCTGAGCCCACTCCTAGTCCTTTCACCATCGGCGATGAACTTTATCGCGGTCGTGGGTGCGGTGACGGCCTTATTTGCGGCGATGGTGTCCATGACCCAATCGGATATCAAAAAGAACCTGGCCTATTCTACGATTAGTCAAATTGGGTTTATGATCATGACGTGTGGGATTGGCGCCTTCGTGGCTGCAATTTTTCATTTATTAGCGCATGGATGTTTAAAAGCGTTTTTGTTTTTGTCTACTGGCAATGCATTGCGAGCTGTGCAGTCCCATCACCATGGTGAGCCGCAATCGGACCTACCTACAAAAGAAAAAACATGGCTTTCCCTTGGCGCGTTGATGCTGGCCTGCCTGCCACCGTTTGTGATTTTCTCTGGGCCGTATGAGGTCTTGTGGGCGGCACAGGGGTTTGCGTCCGCTCGAACGGTATTTTGGGTCATGGGATTGCTGACGGTCTTTTTTACGGCGGTGTATATCTACCGTGGCATTTGGTCTCTGTTCCGGGTTGGTCTAAGCATGCGGGATCGTGAAACAGGAATCGCGAAACCAGCAGGCCCGCGGTTGTTCTCTCCTTCCCATTTGTTGATGGTGTTGGCGAGTGGGGGAGTGATGGGCGCAATTCTCATGGGGATCTGGTCTTGGTTCGTTCAATTTTTGACTCCGGCTCTCGCGTTGCCTCCTTCATCGGTTCCGGGAATTGTTACTCCCACAGAAGGGATGGTGTGGATAGTCGGGCCGTTGGGGGTTGCGGTGCTTGGATGGATTTATGCGTATTCTCGACCGTCCGTGTCATACAAACATGGTGACACCGAGTCTGAGTGGAAAAGAGCGGCGTATGTGCTTTTCCTCAATAAAGGATATTTCGATGAAATATATGAGGCATATCTTGTTCGTCCGACCCTACGATTCTCGCATTGGCTTTGGCGTCGCATTGATGTTCAGGGTGTGGATGGCATCGTGTATGGGCTGGCAACCGTCTCGCTCCGGTTGGCCAGGTGGCTTTGGCAGGTGGTCGACCTCAAGGGCATTGATCGTTTAACGATTAATATCGGCAGGCAAAGTGTCACCCTCGGACAATGGCTTTGGGAACTAATTGATATTCGTGGGTTAGGAAAAACCATGGATCAGGTAGGAGTCAGCGCGGATGCGACGGGGCAGTATTTAGATGAAGTCGGGCCTCGTACGTTGCAACATCATTTGCTCGTGATGATTTTTTGGTTGGTGCTCGCCATTGCCCTGCTCTATATACTGGTGAAATAG